The DNA window AGCCGGTCCTGGGCGCCTCGCTGGAGGTCACGTTTCGCAACTCGCTGGGCGAGGTGGTGCAGAAAGAGACCATGCCGGTGCGCGCGCTGCAAGCCCATTCGGTGACGGGCACGCCGGAGATGTTCGACCTGCGCCTGGCCCCCCTGCAACCCGGCAAGACCATCGATTTCCGGCTCACCTTCGAGCATATCTCCAACGACTGGAACCGGGAATACCCGCAGGTGAAGGTGGTATCGGTCACGACGAAGTAGACCCTTCTCGGCGTCATCCTGAGGGGCTTCAGCCCGGAAGGATCTCGCGTGTCGCGCCAATTGTATTGTGAACGCACGCGAGATGCTTCGCGCCTGAAGGCGCTCAGCATGACGCCATCCAATTCTGTGGATAGAATCAAGAGATGGGCGATTTAAAGCAGGTCCGCCTGACCGAGCAGGTGAAGGCGGCGGGTTGAGCGTCCAAGCTGAGTCCGGCGGTGCTGGACGCGGTGCTTGGGAAATTAGCCCGGCAACAGGACGAGCGGGTGCTGGTCGGCTTCGACAAAGCCGACGACGCCGGGGTGTACCAACTGGATGAGGAGACCGCCCTGGTGCAGACCGTGGACTTCTTCACACCGGTCGTGGACGACCCCTACACCTTCGGGCAGATCGCGGCGGTCAACGCCCTGAGCGACGTCTATGCCATGGGCGGGCGGCCCATGAGCGCGCTCACCCTGGTGTGCTTTCCGGAAAAGGGCGATCTCTCGGTCCTGGAGCAGATGCTGGCCGGCGGGCTGTCGAAAATGATCGAGGCGGAGTGCACCATCCTTGGCGGGCACAGCATCCGCGACGACGAACTCAAGTTTGGCTATTCGGTGACCGGGACCATCCATCCCAAGCGCCTCCTGACCAACTCGGGGGCGCAGGCGGGGGACAGGCTCCTGTTGACCAAAGCGCTGGGGACGGGCGTGATCTCGACCGCCATCAAGCGCGGCAAGGCGAAGGCGGCTTGGGTGAAAGCCGCCACCCGCTCCATGACCACCCTCAACCGGGCCGCCGCCGAGGTGGTGCGCGACAGCCCTGCCGGTGTCCACGCCATGACCGACATCACCGGCTTCGGGCTGATCGGGCATGCCCGCGAGATGGCCCTGGGCAGCGGCGTCGGCCTCCGGATCCGTTCGGCA is part of the Terriglobales bacterium genome and encodes:
- the selD gene encoding selenide, water dikinase SelD yields the protein MGDLKQVRLTEQVKAAGUASKLSPAVLDAVLGKLARQQDERVLVGFDKADDAGVYQLDEETALVQTVDFFTPVVDDPYTFGQIAAVNALSDVYAMGGRPMSALTLVCFPEKGDLSVLEQMLAGGLSKMIEAECTILGGHSIRDDELKFGYSVTGTIHPKRLLTNSGAQAGDRLLLTKALGTGVISTAIKRGKAKAAWVKAATRSMTTLNRAAAEVVRDSPAGVHAMTDITGFGLIGHAREMALGSGVGLRIRSAAAPLLAGALECVRAGFVPGGLKANREFAECVVGYGDSVPEDRKTILFDPQTAGGLLISVAAGDSKGLVEKLRAKGVAAEEIGDVTAQEKPLIRVD